Proteins encoded in a region of the Triplophysa dalaica isolate WHDGS20190420 chromosome 10, ASM1584641v1, whole genome shotgun sequence genome:
- the LOC130430636 gene encoding natural killer cell receptor 2B4-like has translation MINKSVSFCLCLWIARGLIAVDTDEVKSVMEGDSVTLHTNLTHIQTKGQILWMLGPQEIHIAEIYMHHIDMYDSNEKFGDRLKLNNQTGSLTITNIRITDSGVYKLQIISNIGTFYKRFNVIVCAHLSSPVIIRNSSQCSSKCVLLCSVMNVTHVSLSWYKGNSLLSSINVSDLNIRLSLPLEVEYQDTNTYRCVINNTITNHTQHLNITEICRSCSGSRDFQVGIAVALPILIVTAVVVTVAVYFNRHKCSPGNNRERR, from the exons GTTTGATTGCTGTCGATACAGATGAAGTCaagtcagtgatggagggagattctgtcactcttcACACTAATCTCACTCACATACAGACAAAAGGTCAGATATTGTGGATGCTTGGACCCCAAGAGATTCATATAGCTGAAATATATATGCATCACATTGATATGTATGACAGTAATGAGAAATttggagacagactgaagctgaacaatcagactggatctctcaccatcacaaacatcagaatcACAGACTCTGGTGTTTATAAACTACAGATTATCAGTAACATAGGAACCTTTTACAAGAGATTCAATGTTATTGTCTGTG CTCATCTGTCCTCTCCTGTCATCATCAGaaactcttctcaatgttcttcaaaatgtgtgttgttgtgttcggtgatgaatgtgacacatgtgagtctctcctggtacaaaggaaacagtttattgtccagcatcaatgtgtctgatctcaacatcagactctctctacctctggaggtggaatatcaggatacaaacacatacagatgtgtcatcaacaataccatcacaaaccacacacaacatctcaacATCACTGAGATCTGTAGGTCATGTTCAG GAAGCAGAGATTTTCAAGTAGGAATCGCTGTTGCTTTGCCAATTCTTATTGTGACAGCAGTTGTTGTTACCGTGGCTGTATACTTTAACAGACACAAGTGTAGTCCAGGAAACAATCGAG AAAGGCGATGA